The following are encoded in a window of Labeo rohita strain BAU-BD-2019 unplaced genomic scaffold, IGBB_LRoh.1.0 scaffold_132, whole genome shotgun sequence genomic DNA:
- the LOC127158061 gene encoding polymeric immunoglobulin receptor-like isoform X1 codes for MHMHSAVDMIYPLILSGILFHISDDSGINVLNVGVKSGSPGIIPCLYDEKHKENRKYWCHGFIWSRCSILAYANKTGKFSLTDYPNQSIFTVQWENLQTSDSGYYWCAVEIGGYNIQDAGYYLYLTVQSVPDVSVVSSSVSGHEGGDISVQCLYSSGYQNKLKQWCRIKDKRCYTVGRTNTSQNSSVQISDDGRRSFTVLMTGLRLTDSGWYCCSVGDLQVPVQLTVTKPKRVPDVSLEEPQVPVLTVTETKPEIMITQTGTEEKISHVDRFCLS; via the exons ATGCACATGCACTCTGCTGTAGACATGATTTACCCTCTGATTCTCTCTGGGATTTTATTTCACATCTCAG ATGATTCTGGAATCAATGTACTGAATGTAGGAGTGAAATCTGGATCACCTGGCATTATTCCATGTCTATATGATgaaaaacataaagaaaacCGTAAATATTGGTGTCATGGGTTCATTTGGAGCAGATGCAGTATATTGGCATATGCAAATAAGACAGGAAAATTTTCCCTCACTGATTATCCAAACCAAagtatttttacagtgcagtggGAGAATCTGCAGACCTCAGACTCTGGATATTACTGGTGTGCTGTGGAGATCGGTGGCTATAACATCCAAGATGCCGGTTATTATTTGTATCTGACGGTACAATCAG TTCCTGATGTGTCTGTGGTGAGCAGCAGTGTATCTGGACATGAAGGTGGTGATATCAGTGTTCAGTGTCTCTACAGTTCTGGATATCAGAATAAACTCAAACAGTGGTGCAGAATTAAAGATAAGAGGTGTTACACAGTGGGGAGGACTAACACATCCCAGAATTCATCAGTCCAGATCAGTGATGATGGGAGAAGATCCTTCACTGTGCTGATGACTGGACTGAGACTGACTGATTCTGGCTGGTACTGCTGTTCTGTAGGAGATCTGCAAGTTCCTGTTCAACTCACGGTCACTAAACCCAAAAGAG TCCCTGATGTCTCTCTAGAAGAGCCACAGGTTCCTGTTCTCACTGTGACTGAAACAAAACCAG AAATTATGATCACACAAACTGGCACTGAGGAGAAAAT atcgCATGTGGACCGTTTTTGTCTGTCATAG
- the LOC127158061 gene encoding CMRF35-like molecule 1 isoform X2 gives MRNLQNKHTGHYYCVVETGEQPAINITYEPYLRIQSVPDVSVVSSSVSGHEGGDISVQCLYSSGYQNKLKQWCRIKDKRCYTVGRTNTSQNSSVQISDDGRRSFTVLMTGLRLTDSGWYCCSVGDLQVPVQLTVTKPKRVPDVSLEEPQVPVLTVTETKPEIMITQTGTEEKISHVDRFCLS, from the exons ATGAGAAAcctgcagaacaaacacactggacattattattgtgttgtggAGACTGGAGAACAACCAGCGATAAATATCACATATGAGCCTTATCTCAGGATTCAATCTG TTCCTGATGTGTCTGTGGTGAGCAGCAGTGTATCTGGACATGAAGGTGGTGATATCAGTGTTCAGTGTCTCTACAGTTCTGGATATCAGAATAAACTCAAACAGTGGTGCAGAATTAAAGATAAGAGGTGTTACACAGTGGGGAGGACTAACACATCCCAGAATTCATCAGTCCAGATCAGTGATGATGGGAGAAGATCCTTCACTGTGCTGATGACTGGACTGAGACTGACTGATTCTGGCTGGTACTGCTGTTCTGTAGGAGATCTGCAAGTTCCTGTTCAACTCACGGTCACTAAACCCAAAAGAG TCCCTGATGTCTCTCTAGAAGAGCCACAGGTTCCTGTTCTCACTGTGACTGAAACAAAACCAG AAATTATGATCACACAAACTGGCACTGAGGAGAAAAT atcgCATGTGGACCGTTTTTGTCTGTCATAG